Proteins found in one Micropterus dolomieu isolate WLL.071019.BEF.003 ecotype Adirondacks linkage group LG12, ASM2129224v1, whole genome shotgun sequence genomic segment:
- the nat16 gene encoding histidine N-acetyltransferase: protein MKIDTSLTMPQLPEALSQAGLQFAVATEEDFDEIMAMSQDIYGGLDYLPTRYTSWLQETNRTVILARKQGKVIALESVCVIDDGETMLVEGLRVAPQERGKGVAGVLLRFCCELVKSKYPEVKVTRLTRDDQLGPKDFQKYRIITKQGILLVRFRAEDLKLRLSELGLGEDIQSSLSTSLSDPPPVHLDHTTIHRLYLTTDLMQGVLPNGTIIQDWQPFKLLPSNMAILLKKDIDWMVDDVSNPTVASLCTFPFRVPIGEDWYYLNIDMFGKDLDLARQQFLCHLQHHTATLKGHVMCQMFLDPPLWKPMAEFCHNTLSVELVKEYTEQCVVESDIV from the exons ATGAAGATTGATACCAGCCTGACTATGCCCCAGCTTCCAGAGGCCCTGTCCCAGGCAGGCCTTCAGTTTGCTGTGGCCACTGAGGAGGACTTTGATGAGATCATGGCTATGAGCCAGGACATCTATGGAGGCCTTGACTACCTGCCCACTAGATACACCAGCTGGCTGCAGGAGACCAACCGCACAGTTATATTGGCCCGCAAACAGGGGAAAGTG ATCGCTCTGGAGTCCGTGTGCGTGATTGACGACGGAGAGACAATGCTGGTGGAAGGCCTCCGTGTTGCCCCTCAGGAAAGAGGCAAGGGTGTCGCAGGCGTTCTGCTGCGCTTTTGCTGTGAGCTGGTCAAGTCCAAGTACCCAGAGGTCAAAGTAACCCGCTTGACCCGTGATGATCAGCTTGGACCCAAGGATTTCCAGAAGTATCGCATCATAACCAAGCAG GGTATTCTGCTGGTGCGCTTCAGAGCTGAAGACCTCAAGCTTCGCCTGTCTGAACTTGGTCTGGGTGAAGACATCCAATCCTCTTTGTCCACCTCCCTCTCCGACCCTCCCCCGGTGCATCTCGACCATACAACTATCCACCGGCTCTATCTGACCACTGACCTGATGCAGGGGGTCCTTCCCAATGGCACCATTATTCAAGACTGGCAGCCATTCAAGCTTTTGCCCAGTAACATGGCTATCCTACTGAAGAAGGACATTGACTGGATGGTGGATGATGTGTCCAACCCTACTGTGGCCAGCCTCTGTACCTTCCCTTTCAGGGTGCCCATTGGAGAAGACTG GTATTACCTAAACATTGACATGTTTGGTAAAGACCTGGACCTGGCTCGGCAACAGTTCCTGTGCCACCTGCAGCACCACACTGCCACACTGAAGGGTCACGTGATGTGCCAGATGTTCCTGGATCCACCTCTCTGGAAGCCCATGGCTGAGTTCTGCCACAACACCTTGAGCGTGGAGCTGGTGAAGGAGTATACTGAGCAATGCGTGGTGGAGTCAGACATCGTCTAG